The Cytobacillus firmus genome segment TCCAGGCCATAACGGTCAATTAGGGTAACAGGGTCCACTACATTTCCCTTTGATTTGGACATTTTGCCGTCCTTCATCAAAAGCCAGCCATGGGCAAATACCTTTTTCGGCAGTGGCACATCCAAAGCCATCAGCATGATTGGCCAGTAAATCGTATGGAAGCGCACAATTTCTTTTCCAACGAGGTGAACATCTGCAGGCCAATAGTTCAGATACTTGGAATCATCATCGGTTCCATAGCCAAGTGCGGTAATGTAGTTGGATAGTGCATCAATCCATACATACACCACATGCTTAGGGTTATTCGGCACTTTTACTCCCCAGTCAAAAGTTGTTCTGGATACTGCCAAATCCTCAAGGCCCGGTTTAATGAAGTTATTGATCATTTCATTTTTGCGTGATTCAGGCTGTATGAAAGATGGATTTTCTTCATAATATTGCAGAAGTCTGTCAGCGTATTTGCTTACCTTAAAGAAATAAGATTCTTCCTTTACTTTATGAACGGGACGTCCGCAGTCAGGGCAGTTGCCGTCCGCAAGCTGGCGTTCTGTGTAATAAGACTCGCAAGGCGTACAATACCAGCCTTCATATTCGCCAAGATAAATATCACCCTGTTCTACAAGCTGGGCGAAGATTTTTTCAACGATCTGCTTATGTCTGTCCTGTGTCGTGCGGATAAAGTCATCATAGGAAATATCAAGCTTTTTCCATAGATCCTGAATGCCGGCAACAATTTCATCCACGTACTGCTGAGGTGTTACCCCTTTTTCTTCTGCCTTCTCCTGGATCTTCTGTCCATGTTCATCCGTTCCCGTCAGGTACATAACATCAAAGCCGCGCATGCGCTTGTAGCGCGCCATCGCATCACCGGCTACCGTTGTATAGGCATGCCCTATATGTAAATTTCCACTAGGATAATAAATTGGAGTGGTTAAATAAAACGTCTTTAATTTGTCCTCCACAAGATTCCCTCCCTTATTGTATGAAAACATCGGTGCATATTTATATGCAACTATGTTTTTGGCTGTGTCCTATGTCTCATAATGGATACTAAAAAATCCCGCCCCTTTTGGACGAGAGTATTAATCAAAAAATCGTGCCGTTATTGGGCCTGCTATATCAATATTTTACAAGAAGTTATATCGTCAGCATAACCTCTTATACCATCAAAATATACCTAAAAACTTGAAATTGTGCAACCAATAGGCAGAAAGGATTGGCAGTATTTTTCTTAAATAAATTTTTTTATGTTTCTATCCCTAAAAACGGAAACTGCCTTTCGAATATTATTATCGTAATAGCATGGGTTTTTGTAGAATTTTGTCGAAATGTCGAAAAGAGTCATATCCTTAAAATATGGAAGCTCATTTCCATATTTTCGTTTAAAATGGCATTTATTTCGAAAATCGTAGTTATACCAACACTTCATCGAGTTTCCTAAAATTTTCTATTCCATTCCAAAATAAAGTAATTGACGTATATGGGAATGGCTGGTATTATAAATGTAACAAAGATTTTGTCGAATAATGACGAAACTATATAGATAGAGAAAAATATTTTTGGAGATTTGAGAGGAGAATTTTATTATGAAATCTACAGGTATTGTTCGTAAAGTTGATGAGCTTGGCCGCGTAGTAATCCCTATTGAACTAAGACGCACACTTGGAATCGCTGAAAAGGATGCTTTGGAAATCTACGTAGATGACGAAAGAATCATCCTTAAAAAGTACAAGCCAAACATGACTTGCCACGTTACCGGGGAAGTATCTGATGATAATATCACACTTGCTAACGGCAAACTAATCTTAAGCCGTGACGGTGCAGAGCAGCTGTTAAAAGAAATTCAAAACACTTTTGAAACTGTTAAATAATAATGTACAAAAGCTTCTCACTTGTGTGAGAAGCTTTTTTTATTCTTCTATATGATAAGCATGGTAAACATCCCGCTTATTTAATTCCCGATCTTTTGCAGTTTGCTTGATGGCTTCCTTGCTCGAGAGTCCAGTTTCTTCTATATAATGTCTGACATGATCCTCAATCGAATGATTCTCCCACCAGGCAGCTTCTGCCTCCTGCACAGTTTCGGAAGTCCCTTCAATAATAATCACAAATTCTCCTCTCACTTCGCCGCCGCTTGAAGCCCATTCCATCACTTCTTCTACAGTTCCCCGGATAAATTCTTCATATCTCTTCGTCAGTTCACGGCATAACGCAATATTCCTGTTGCCCATGACCACAGACATCAGTGAGAGGGTTTCCTTCAGGCGATGGGGAGCTTCATATAAGATGACGGTTGCCGATTGCCTAGAGAGATCCTCGAGCTCCTGCTTCTTGTGTTTCTTCTGCCTGTTCAAAAACCCATAGAAATAAAAAGGCTGGGTGTTGATGCCGGAAGCAATCAGGCCGGTTAATGCAGCATTCGCACCGGGAAGGGGCACCACTGTCAGCTTTTCTTCAGCAGCCGCTGTTACAAGGTCATAGCCCGGGTCTGAAATCGCAGGCATCCCTGCATCACTGACAAGGGCAATTTTTGCGCCATTGGCCACTTTTTCAAGCAGCTTCTGTCCGCTGATTTCCTTATTATGTTCATGATAGCTGATGATGGGTGTGTCAATCTCAAAATGATTGCATAGCTTCTTTGTATTGCGCGTATCCTCCGCTGCAATAAAGTCCGCTTCCTTCAGGATTCTAACCGCCCTGAAGCTCATGTCTTCCAGATTGCCGATTGGAGTCGGGACTAAATATAAAATTCCTTTTGTCTCTTCATGCTCAAAGCTTTTTTGCTGCCACATATGTACCACCCGTCTCTTTCATTAAAAACTCGTCCTTCTTCTTCCGGGACAATTGTTTGAATTCATATTCCGCTCTCATCGCTTCGCCTTTTTCCGAAAAGGAACGGGAGAAGACCAGCTCAACCGGTCCTCTTCCTCTGGTATACTTGGCCCCTTTTCCTTCATTATGGACCTTCACCCGTTTTTCAAGATCATTGGTGTAACCTGCATACAAGCTGCCATCACGGCAATGGAGAACGTAAAAAAAATGGCTATTCTCCATATAAAATCTCTCTCATTTCGGGTGTGTATTCATTTTCTTCATTATATACAAATAAAGGAGGCAGGATTTTCAGGTCCGGATTGCCGTTTTTGACTGCCTCAATCAGCAGGGTGTTTGCTTCTTTTCCGACCTTCGGATAAACAAACTGCACCCTTTTCGGCTCCAGCTTATACTTGCGCATTAGGGTGACAATGTCGAGGAACCTGCCCGGCCTGTGCACAAATGCCACCTTGCCTCCCTGTCTCGCAAGCCCGCTTGACGCTTTCACCGCATCCTCAAGCGTACACAGAATTTCATGGCGGGCAATCGCCAAATGCTCATTTTCATTGATTTCATCCTTAGAAGGTGTTGGAAAGTAAGGCGGGTTGCAGGTGACAACATCAAATTTTCCATAACCTAATTCCTGATGGATCTCTTTAATATCCCCCTGAATCATCTTAATCCGGTCTTGAAGCTTATTGTATTCAATGCTTCTGACCGCCATATCATGCAGACGCTCCTGAATTTCGACGCCTGTAATGGCCCCCTTTGTTCTTGTGCTCAAAAAAAGCGGAATCACACCATTTCCACTGCACAAATCAATAAGATTGCCTTTTTGAATCGGCACATACACAAACCGGGCCAGCAGGACAGCATCCAGTGAAAAAGAAAAAACGGCCGGGCTTTGGATGATTCTCATATCTTCAGCCAGCAAATAGTCCAGCCGCTCCCCTTCTTTTAAAAAATCCATTCTTGATCCTCCATGCTTCAAAGAAAAGCGCAAGCGCCTTGCCCACCCCCGACAAGCACAAGACAAGCCTCACGGAAAGGCGTTCTTTGCCTTTTTGGGAGGATTGCCCGAAAGGTGGAGGCGACTGCCCAGGGACGACAGGCATAAGACGGTTCCTGTAAGAAGGCGTTTTTCCTTCTGAAAGGAAACGGCTTATGACCCCGAGTCCCTAGGAGCCGAAACAAGACAAGCTTGTGACCTCGAGGGGGTAGGCGCTGAGCTAGACAGTTCTCGAAGTTCAAAGTATACTTTCTCTGATTCTTTGCTTTTATGGAAAAATAGCCTTCCTATCACAGGAAGGCTAAAAGTTTACTTCTTATTCAGGAAAGACAGGCAAAACAGACAGTCTCCCTCTTTACGCGGGCTGCCGAAATGGAGATTGCAAATGTGAAAGCCTTCCTGATAGAGGCGTGCCAGGTTATCATAGCCTTCGCCAATATCAATCACCCTATCATTATCTGCAGCATCGGCAGACTGCTCTGATTTGCTTTTTTTCGCCGATGTACTTTCCTTTTCTGCAGGTATGTCTAAATGACGTCGTAAATGTTCATTTTCCAGCTTCAAAGAGTTATTCTCTTCAAGTATTTCTGCCAAATGCTGCTTTAACTCACCAAGCTGCTGATATAACTCTCCAATTTGGGTTTCCATATTACTCACAGAGTCAAAGATTTCTTTTTTATCCACGACTTCCACCTCTTAATCTGTGGACTGAACTGATACAGCACCTTGTTTTAAAATTTCATCCAGTGTATATTCGAGGACGCGCTCGGCTTCTTTTACATCAACCTGCAGCACACGCTCCAATATATTCAAGCCTACCACTTTTCCGGCTCCATCCGGGGTCTGAATCCATTCCCCAAGATCCGGGAGCATTTCTTTTGCTGCTTCATACTCATCATTTTCATATTTCAGGCAGCACATTAAGCGGCCGCATAAACCCGATATTTTCGTTGGGTTCAGCGATAGATTCTGGTCCTTTGCCATCTTAATGGATACAGGATCAAAGTCACCCAGGAAAGTGGAACAGCACAGCATTCTGCCGCATGGTCCAATACCGCCCAGCATTTTTGCCTCATCCCTCACACCAATCTGGCGAAGTTCAATCCTTGTCCGGAAGATGGCTGCGAGATCTTTGACAAGCTCGCGGAAGTCAACCCGGCCATCAGCCGTAAAGTAGAAGATGACCTTATTTCGGTCAAATGTATATTCAACATCCACCAGCTTCATATCAAGCTGATGTGTTTGTACCTTTTCACAGCATACCTCGTATGCTTCCTTGGCGGCCTGCTTGTTCTCCTCAACAATCATGCGATCCTTTTGATCTGCAATACGAAGAACCTTTTTTAATGGAAGGACAACATCATGCTCATCAACCTGCTTCGGGGCAATTACCACTTTTCCGTATTCAACGCCTCGGACAGTTTCGACAATGACAAAGTCATCCTTTTGTATTGAGAGATCTCCGGGATCAAAATAATAAATCTTGCCCGCTTTTTTAAAGCGCACTCCTACTACATCATACAAAGGAAGATCCCTCCTGCAATTTTAGCACAAGCTGTTCCATCAACAGCTGCGGATTCATATTTGCCTGCAATTTTCTTTTGGCTTCCAAAACAGCCGTCATCTGTTCCGTCAGGCGTTTGGTGGAAGATTGCAGCGCAAACTGCTCTAAACGTTTTCGTTCGTTCTGATGGACAACCTGGTCTTGTTTCCCAAGCTGAATATATAGTAAATCTTTAAAAATAAGAAGTAATAGATCCAAGCCGCGATCAATCTGCTCTTTTTCTTTAAAGTGCAAGAACCAATCCTCCTGAAGGGCAACCATTGCCTCAAGCGGATTTTTCTTTACCACTTCATATAATTTTAACACTATTTTTTGTGCTTGTACAAACCAATCATCTGAACTATATTGTAAAGCTTCATCCAAATTATTGGTAATTTGTGCAAGTAATGGTGCCTGGGCAGGATCCACTCCATTATTTTTTAACTGCTGAATCATTTCAGCAGGAGATAATGGTTTAAAAGAAATGGACTGGCAGCGGGATAGAATAGTAGGAAGCATCTGCTGTGACTGCTCGGTAATCAGCACAGCGGTCGTCTCTGAATGGGGTTCCTCCAGAAATTTAAGCAGACTGTTGGCAGCGTTCACTGTCATTTTGTCAGCATGAACAATCACATACAGTTTCCGCCTGGATTCTACCCCGGTCTTTGAAAACTCTTCCTGCAGGCTTTGAATCTGATTTTTTTTGATAGAAAGCCCGTCCGGCTCCAGAATATGAACATCCGGATGATTTCCGCTGTTTATCCTTTTGCAGTTTGAACATGTTTCACATGGAACATATCCTTCAAGCGGCTCACGGCAGAATCGGCTCTTCGCCAAAAGCATGCTTGCTTCCCGCTTTCCTGTTCCTTTCATCCCTTCAAACAAGTAGGCGTGGGCCAGCCGATCCTTTACTATGCTATTTTTAAACATTTTTAATACAACTGGCTGTATAGCCTCCAGCTGTTCCCACGTTTTTCCCACAAGTATCACTCACTTACATATATAAATTTATTAGGAGTCCCTTAATCTCTCCGACTTTTCCTAATATATCAATAGAAGATTCTTCTTTTTTCATTAATTCATCTGTCAGCTCTGAAAGCTTTTCATCAACCGTTTCCACCACTTTCAGAGACCGGCCCTGTCCATGCTGGTTCCAGCTGTGCGATTGCCTCAGCTCCATTCCAAAATCAACCGCTTCCTTCACAAACTTTTTCACAAGCGTTTTAAATTTAGCCAGATCCTTAAAGGTTCTGGAGCGGGCCAGCCGTTCTCCCGCGGCATCTATATCCTTTAACAGACCCTGAAGCTGGGAAGACTGCATTTTCTGGTCCTGCTTTTGCACCATTTCAGAAAATTTAACACCGTTCCCGGCTGCCTGCTTCTGCTCATTACGGACATTTTCCATCTTGAGCCGAAGTTCCTGATTAATTTTCATAACTGATCCTCCGCAAAGGGCTCAAAGCTCCCTCTGTAATGATTAAAAATGATGGAACTGCTCGACTGGCAGAACAAAGACTGTCGCACCGCCAACCTCAACTTCAACAGGGTATGGCACATAAGAATCAGCGTTTCCGCCCATCGGCGATACCGGTGCAACCAGCTGGTCTCTTGCTCTGCAATTTTCCTTAATAATCTGCATGGCTCTCTCCACACGGATATCCTCTGTTCCGATCATGAACGTTGTATTGCCTGATTTCAAGAATCCGCCCGTGCTGGCCAATTTTGTCGCACGAAAGTTATTGTCAACCAGAGCATTCATTAGCTTATTGCTGTCCTGATCCTGAATGACTGCCAGAATTAATTTCATAAGCCCATCCCCTTTACAAAGTTTTCATCCGTTTTGTCTTACTTTTATTATATCAATTATTTTATCTTCAAGCAGAAATTAAGGGAATACAGAAAAAATATTTTAAAAAAGCCTTAAAGAAATATGATCTTTAAGGCAGATTTTTATATTCGTTCTTTCAGCTTAGTCACCGCCTGCTGATACACTTCCTCCAATGGCTTTGAAGCATCGATCTTAAAGATGCGCTCCGGGTAAAGCTCCATTAGCTTCAGATAGCCCTCCCGCACTTTATGGTGAAAGTCGAGCTTTTCCAGGTCCAGGCGGTTCACTTCACGTCCTTTATGCTGATTGATTCTTTCCAGCCCGGCTTCAGGATCTATATCAAAATACAAAGTCAGTTCGGGCATCATGCCTTCAATGGCAAAGCTGTTGATGGAGTAGACCTCCTCAATGCCAAGTCCTCTTGCATAACCCTGATAGGCAAGAGAGCTATCAATAAACCGGTCACATAAAATGATAGATCCCTCATCCAGTGCCGGCTTTACTTTCTCGGCCAGGTGCTGCCTTCTGGCTGCCGCATACAGCAGAGCCTCTGTTCTCGGGTCCATCTTTGTATTCTTTTTATCAAGTATGACACTTCGGATTTGCTCAGCGATCTCAATTCCGCCAGGTTCTCTTGTCTGAAGCACCTGATAGCCTTCCTTTGCCAGATTAGTTGCCAGCATATCAATAATCGTAGTCTTTCCGGCACCCTCAGGTCCTTCGACCGTAATAAACTTACCTTTTTTCATTTTATTTCCTCCAGCTGCTTTTATAGATCCTGAAAAATGTTGATCCTGCCTGCTTTTAAATTGTCTCCATTTTGAAACCGTGCTCCGGCCTGAATTTGAAATCTGATGTTTTCGATATCTTCGCTCTCAATGATTTCACCCGGATATAAGAGCGGAATGCCTGGCGGATAAGGAATTACCTGCTGAGCGCATATTTTACCGGCCGCCTCTTCCAATGCCACCGTTTTAATGGTGTGCTGACTCTGTTCCTTTTGCTCAAGGGCAAGGCCAGAGACAGGCTTTTTACTAAAAGTGATTCTTTCCTGGCGTTCTGCCGGTTGGAATGATGTCAATTCCTCTTTCAAACATTCAACAACCCGGTCAAATGGATAATCCATATCGTTCTTCAAAAGTGGTAAAACGAACAGGACATTATAGGGATCCGCCATTTCCGTAAAGATCCCGTGCTTCTCCAGAAGAGTCTGCAGGTCAAACCCGCTGAGTGTGGTTTCTGACTGGATGGTTACCTTTAAAGGGTCACCGTTGTGATGTTGGAATGGCAGTACCTTAATGCCTTTAATACTGTTAAGACTCTTCCTGAAATACCCGATCTTTTCTAGCAGTGCTTCCTCATCCTTTTTTGAAAATGAAGCTAAATAAGCCCTTGCCAAATCAAGAGAAGCCATAATCGGATAGGAAGGGCTGCTTGATTGAAGTATCCCCAGATAGTTGGTCACTTTTTCTTCCTTTATAAACCGGCTGTTAAAATGCAGATAAGCACCCATCGTCATAGCAGGCAGCGTTTTATGTGCCGATTGTACAGTAAGATCTGCCTGAAGCTGAACGGCCGAAGCGGGAAAATGGCTCCCGCCCATTAAATGGGCTCCATGTGCCTCATCCACCAGCACCGGAATACCATGATCGTGGGCACAGTGTATAATATTTTCAAGGTCGTAGACCATTCCATAATAATTCGGATAGGTTAAAATGATTGCTTTTGCATCCGGATATTGCCTGATCGCCTCTTTAACCGTTTCTAAAGCCACTCCCCCGGCGACGCCCCACTCTTCATTAAACTCAGGCGCTAAAAAGACCGGCTTCGCTTTAGCCAAAGTAATGCCATTCAGGATGGATTTATGGCAGTTCCGCTGGACCAGTACAGTCTCATTTTCGTCTGCGGCTGACAGGACCATGGCAAGATTCCCTGCAGTCGATCCGTTCACAAGGAAAAAGCTTTTTGAAACTTCATACAGGCTGGCAAGCAGCTCCTGTGCCTCCAGGATGACCCCTTCAGGAGAATGCAAATCATCCAGTCCGCTGAGCTCCGTAGCATCAAGCTTTAAAATATGTTTAAAATAATCTGCTCCCTCACCAGCTGCAAGAAACCCATTCTTATGGCCCGGCACATGAAAGGATAACGGCTGGTGTGAAGCATGTATTTGTAATTGATTCCATAATGGAGTGTTTTTTTGATTCATATGTTCACACTTTCCTATGATTCTTCTCCTATTTTAACAAAACAAGTATGTAACTGCTACATAAGGACGATATCTGTGCCAGTCCCTGAAGCATCAAGCAAAATAATAAAAGAAATCCTTTATAGACATACACCCAAATTAGATTTTCATCATACAATATTAATCAAGTAACCTCAGAAAAAACCCGCCAGTGAAAATTCAAAAAATTGTATACAATAATAGTAATCTGGGCAGACTAAGGGTATGGAGGTGGAGTGATTGGGTTCGCTATTAGCAAAAAAACAGGCAGGGGAAGAATGTGTCATATGCGAGCAGGAAAAGACCAGGGGAATACATCTATACACTTCTTTTATCTGCACAGATTGTGAAAATGATTTAATCACCACGGATACAAGTCATCCAAAATATAATTATTACTTAAAGAAGCTGCGGAAAATAACA includes the following:
- a CDS encoding AbrB/MazE/SpoVT family DNA-binding domain-containing protein, encoding MKSTGIVRKVDELGRVVIPIELRRTLGIAEKDALEIYVDDERIILKKYKPNMTCHVTGEVSDDNITLANGKLILSRDGAEQLLKEIQNTFETVK
- the rsmI gene encoding 16S rRNA (cytidine(1402)-2'-O)-methyltransferase, whose amino-acid sequence is MWQQKSFEHEETKGILYLVPTPIGNLEDMSFRAVRILKEADFIAAEDTRNTKKLCNHFEIDTPIISYHEHNKEISGQKLLEKVANGAKIALVSDAGMPAISDPGYDLVTAAAEEKLTVVPLPGANAALTGLIASGINTQPFYFYGFLNRQKKHKKQELEDLSRQSATVILYEAPHRLKETLSLMSVVMGNRNIALCRELTKRYEEFIRGTVEEVMEWASSGGEVRGEFVIIIEGTSETVQEAEAAWWENHSIEDHVRHYIEETGLSSKEAIKQTAKDRELNKRDVYHAYHIEE
- a CDS encoding GIY-YIG nuclease family protein, which gives rise to MENSHFFYVLHCRDGSLYAGYTNDLEKRVKVHNEGKGAKYTRGRGPVELVFSRSFSEKGEAMRAEYEFKQLSRKKKDEFLMKETGGTYVAAKKL
- a CDS encoding tRNA1(Val) (adenine(37)-N6)-methyltransferase, coding for MDFLKEGERLDYLLAEDMRIIQSPAVFSFSLDAVLLARFVYVPIQKGNLIDLCSGNGVIPLFLSTRTKGAITGVEIQERLHDMAVRSIEYNKLQDRIKMIQGDIKEIHQELGYGKFDVVTCNPPYFPTPSKDEINENEHLAIARHEILCTLEDAVKASSGLARQGGKVAFVHRPGRFLDIVTLMRKYKLEPKRVQFVYPKVGKEANTLLIEAVKNGNPDLKILPPLFVYNEENEYTPEMREILYGE
- the yabA gene encoding DNA replication initiation control protein YabA encodes the protein MDKKEIFDSVSNMETQIGELYQQLGELKQHLAEILEENNSLKLENEHLRRHLDIPAEKESTSAKKSKSEQSADAADNDRVIDIGEGYDNLARLYQEGFHICNLHFGSPRKEGDCLFCLSFLNKK
- a CDS encoding PSP1 domain-containing protein → MYDVVGVRFKKAGKIYYFDPGDLSIQKDDFVIVETVRGVEYGKVVIAPKQVDEHDVVLPLKKVLRIADQKDRMIVEENKQAAKEAYEVCCEKVQTHQLDMKLVDVEYTFDRNKVIFYFTADGRVDFRELVKDLAAIFRTRIELRQIGVRDEAKMLGGIGPCGRMLCCSTFLGDFDPVSIKMAKDQNLSLNPTKISGLCGRLMCCLKYENDEYEAAKEMLPDLGEWIQTPDGAGKVVGLNILERVLQVDVKEAERVLEYTLDEILKQGAVSVQSTD
- the holB gene encoding DNA polymerase III subunit delta', translated to MGKTWEQLEAIQPVVLKMFKNSIVKDRLAHAYLFEGMKGTGKREASMLLAKSRFCREPLEGYVPCETCSNCKRINSGNHPDVHILEPDGLSIKKNQIQSLQEEFSKTGVESRRKLYVIVHADKMTVNAANSLLKFLEEPHSETTAVLITEQSQQMLPTILSRCQSISFKPLSPAEMIQQLKNNGVDPAQAPLLAQITNNLDEALQYSSDDWFVQAQKIVLKLYEVVKKNPLEAMVALQEDWFLHFKEKEQIDRGLDLLLLIFKDLLYIQLGKQDQVVHQNERKRLEQFALQSSTKRLTEQMTAVLEAKRKLQANMNPQLLMEQLVLKLQEGSSFV
- a CDS encoding YaaR family protein — translated: MKINQELRLKMENVRNEQKQAAGNGVKFSEMVQKQDQKMQSSQLQGLLKDIDAAGERLARSRTFKDLAKFKTLVKKFVKEAVDFGMELRQSHSWNQHGQGRSLKVVETVDEKLSELTDELMKKEESSIDILGKVGEIKGLLINLYM
- a CDS encoding cyclic-di-AMP receptor, which produces MKLILAVIQDQDSNKLMNALVDNNFRATKLASTGGFLKSGNTTFMIGTEDIRVERAMQIIKENCRARDQLVAPVSPMGGNADSYVPYPVEVEVGGATVFVLPVEQFHHF
- the tmk gene encoding dTMP kinase; amino-acid sequence: MKKGKFITVEGPEGAGKTTIIDMLATNLAKEGYQVLQTREPGGIEIAEQIRSVILDKKNTKMDPRTEALLYAAARRQHLAEKVKPALDEGSIILCDRFIDSSLAYQGYARGLGIEEVYSINSFAIEGMMPELTLYFDIDPEAGLERINQHKGREVNRLDLEKLDFHHKVREGYLKLMELYPERIFKIDASKPLEEVYQQAVTKLKERI
- a CDS encoding aminotransferase class I/II-fold pyridoxal phosphate-dependent enzyme is translated as MNQKNTPLWNQLQIHASHQPLSFHVPGHKNGFLAAGEGADYFKHILKLDATELSGLDDLHSPEGVILEAQELLASLYEVSKSFFLVNGSTAGNLAMVLSAADENETVLVQRNCHKSILNGITLAKAKPVFLAPEFNEEWGVAGGVALETVKEAIRQYPDAKAIILTYPNYYGMVYDLENIIHCAHDHGIPVLVDEAHGAHLMGGSHFPASAVQLQADLTVQSAHKTLPAMTMGAYLHFNSRFIKEEKVTNYLGILQSSSPSYPIMASLDLARAYLASFSKKDEEALLEKIGYFRKSLNSIKGIKVLPFQHHNGDPLKVTIQSETTLSGFDLQTLLEKHGIFTEMADPYNVLFVLPLLKNDMDYPFDRVVECLKEELTSFQPAERQERITFSKKPVSGLALEQKEQSQHTIKTVALEEAAGKICAQQVIPYPPGIPLLYPGEIIESEDIENIRFQIQAGARFQNGDNLKAGRINIFQDL
- a CDS encoding sigma factor G inhibitor Gin; protein product: MGSLLAKKQAGEECVICEQEKTRGIHLYTSFICTDCENDLITTDTSHPKYNYYLKKLRKITMPEIFS